A section of the Pseudomonas fluorescens genome encodes:
- a CDS encoding amino acid ABC transporter ATP-binding protein codes for MSALIEFQGFNKFFGEQQVLKGIDLSVQSGEVVVILGPSGCGKSTLLRCLNGLEVAHGGSLRFAGKELLGKHTDWRQVRQDVGMVFQSYHLFPHMSVLDNLLLGPLKVQKREPREAREQAEKLLERVGLADKRDAFPRQLSGGQQQRIAIVRSLCMNPQVMLFDEVTAALDPEMVKEVLEVIQDLARDGMTLLIVTHEMAFARAVADRVVFMEAGRILEHNTPEAFFTNPQTARAQQFLEKFSFVSTLSKKTKELELS; via the coding sequence ATGAGCGCACTGATCGAGTTCCAGGGTTTCAATAAATTCTTCGGCGAACAGCAGGTGCTCAAGGGCATCGACCTGAGTGTGCAAAGCGGCGAAGTGGTGGTGATCCTCGGTCCCAGCGGCTGTGGCAAAAGCACCTTGTTGCGTTGCCTGAACGGCCTGGAAGTGGCCCACGGCGGTAGCTTGCGGTTTGCCGGCAAAGAGCTTTTGGGTAAACACACCGACTGGCGCCAGGTACGCCAGGACGTGGGCATGGTGTTCCAGAGTTATCACCTGTTCCCCCATATGAGCGTGCTCGACAACCTCCTGCTGGGCCCGCTGAAAGTGCAAAAACGCGAGCCCCGCGAAGCCCGCGAGCAGGCGGAAAAACTGCTGGAACGGGTGGGGCTCGCCGACAAGCGCGATGCGTTCCCGCGCCAGCTCTCGGGCGGCCAGCAGCAACGCATCGCCATCGTCCGCTCGCTGTGCATGAACCCTCAGGTCATGTTGTTTGATGAGGTCACCGCCGCTCTGGACCCGGAAATGGTCAAGGAAGTGCTGGAGGTGATCCAGGACCTGGCCCGCGATGGCATGACCCTGCTGATCGTTACCCACGAAATGGCCTTCGCCCGCGCCGTCGCCGACCGCGTGGTGTTTATGGAGGCCGGCCGCATCCTCGAACACAACACCCCCGAGGCCTTCTTTACGAACCCGCAGACCGCACGCGCGCAGCAGTTCCTCGAGAAATTCTCGTTTGTTTCAACACTGTCCAAGAAAACCAAGGAACTGGAGCTGTCATGA
- a CDS encoding transporter substrate-binding domain-containing protein — translation MKTAKLLLPLLGLALLAGCNKTEEAAKPAAAAPAAVSYIDKIKARDKLIVGVFTDKPPFGFVDEAGRYVGFDTDIGRQFAKDLLGDENKVEFVAVEPASRIPFLQSDKVDLILANMTVTPERKEAVEFTNPNLKVAVQALVPNDSTVKSLDDLATRTTIVTTGTTADIWLTKNHPDWKLLKFEKNSESLQALSAGRGDAYAQDNLVLFSWAKQNPGYRVLEETLGDEAPIAPAVKKGNIELRDWVNAELAKLGEEKFLLKLYDQYVRKELSDDTKPESVIVEGGKWQG, via the coding sequence ATGAAAACTGCCAAGTTGTTACTGCCGCTGCTCGGCCTCGCCTTACTGGCCGGCTGCAACAAAACCGAAGAAGCGGCCAAACCCGCCGCTGCCGCGCCGGCGGCGGTGAGTTATATCGACAAGATCAAGGCCCGCGACAAGCTGATCGTCGGCGTGTTTACCGACAAGCCGCCGTTTGGCTTTGTCGATGAAGCCGGGCGCTACGTGGGCTTCGATACCGATATCGGCCGCCAGTTTGCCAAGGACCTGCTGGGCGATGAAAACAAGGTCGAGTTCGTGGCCGTGGAACCGGCCAGCCGCATCCCGTTCCTGCAAAGCGACAAGGTCGACCTGATCCTCGCCAACATGACCGTGACCCCCGAGCGCAAGGAAGCGGTGGAATTCACCAACCCCAACCTGAAAGTCGCGGTCCAGGCCCTGGTGCCGAACGACAGCACGGTGAAAAGCCTCGACGACCTGGCGACCCGCACCACCATCGTCACCACCGGCACCACGGCCGATATCTGGCTGACCAAGAACCACCCGGACTGGAAACTGCTCAAGTTCGAGAAAAACTCCGAGTCGCTGCAAGCCCTGTCGGCTGGGCGTGGCGATGCCTATGCCCAGGACAACCTGGTGCTGTTCAGCTGGGCCAAACAGAACCCGGGCTACCGCGTGCTGGAAGAGACGCTGGGCGATGAAGCGCCGATTGCACCGGCGGTGAAGAAGGGCAATATCGAACTGCGCGACTGGGTGAATGCCGAGTTGGCGAAGTTGGGTGAAGAGAAGTTCTTGCTCAAGCTGTATGACCAGTACGTGCGTAAAGAGCTGAGCGATGACACCAAGCCTGAGAGTGTGATTGTTGAAGGGGGTAAGTGGCAGGGTTGA
- a CDS encoding MetQ/NlpA family ABC transporter substrate-binding protein, with the protein MKKVLLFTALAAALTAGIAQANEKLVVAATPVPHAEILELIKPTLAKEGVDLEIKVFTDYVQPNVQVAEKRLDANYFQTLPYLENFNKGKGTNLVTVVGVHVEPFGGYSKKIKKIEDLKDGATVAIPNEGSNSGRALLLLQKAGVITLKDPTNALATPKDIASNPKNLKFKELESALLPRVLDQVDLDLINTNYALEAGLNPAKDALIIESSDSPYVNFLVARPDNKDSDAIQKLSKALTSPEVKAFIEKKYNGAVVPAF; encoded by the coding sequence ATGAAAAAGGTTCTGTTGTTCACCGCATTGGCGGCTGCCCTGACTGCCGGTATCGCTCAAGCCAACGAAAAACTGGTGGTTGCGGCCACTCCGGTGCCCCACGCCGAGATCCTTGAGCTGATCAAGCCGACCCTGGCCAAAGAGGGTGTGGACCTGGAAATCAAGGTGTTCACCGACTACGTGCAGCCGAACGTGCAAGTGGCCGAGAAGCGTCTGGATGCCAACTACTTCCAGACCCTGCCGTACCTGGAAAACTTCAACAAGGGTAAAGGCACCAACCTGGTCACCGTGGTTGGCGTGCACGTTGAACCGTTTGGCGGCTACTCGAAAAAGATCAAGAAAATCGAAGACCTCAAAGATGGCGCCACCGTTGCCATCCCCAACGAAGGCTCCAACAGCGGCCGCGCCCTGTTGCTGTTGCAGAAGGCCGGTGTGATCACTCTCAAAGACCCGACCAATGCCCTGGCCACGCCAAAAGACATCGCCAGCAACCCGAAGAACCTGAAGTTCAAGGAACTGGAATCGGCCCTGCTGCCACGGGTCCTGGACCAGGTTGACCTGGATCTGATCAACACCAACTACGCCCTGGAAGCCGGCCTGAACCCGGCCAAGGATGCGCTGATCATTGAGTCGTCCGACTCGCCCTATGTGAACTTCCTGGTGGCCCGTCCAGACAACAAGGACAGCGACGCCATCCAGAAACTGTCCAAGGCCCTGACCAGCCCTGAAGTCAAAGCCTTCATCGAGAAGAAGTACAACGGCGCGGTCGTGCCGGCGTTCTGA
- a CDS encoding sigma 54-interacting transcriptional regulator, translated as MSLHETFGQPLLTFPDAEKSPLSIRAKALVFVDPRSRQLREDLESLAPRALPVLIRGETGSGKELLARHIHRGSDRSGLFVSVNCGAISPTYADAELFGYAAGSHSGAASSRAGWFGSANGGTLYLDEIGDLPLPIQIKLLAALENHEVTRVGAHQPSPVDVRLVAATSIDLAQAVAVGKFHERLLHYLNEGQLELPALRERVGDILALAEYFLGIYSQRLDLPVPLISEDAQRVLEQHSWPGNTRELENVIHFALLVSSGDEILPEHLNLPVAGSAVEQVQRIVAGANAAERQALKHYLSQHPDL; from the coding sequence ATGAGCCTGCATGAAACCTTTGGCCAGCCACTGCTGACCTTTCCCGATGCCGAAAAAAGCCCCTTGAGCATCCGCGCCAAGGCACTGGTGTTTGTCGACCCCCGTTCCCGGCAACTGCGCGAAGACCTCGAAAGCCTGGCCCCGCGTGCCTTGCCCGTATTGATCCGCGGTGAAACCGGCAGCGGCAAGGAATTGCTGGCGCGCCATATCCATCGCGGCAGTGACCGCAGCGGCCTGTTTGTGTCGGTCAACTGCGGCGCGATCAGCCCCACCTACGCCGACGCGGAATTGTTCGGCTACGCCGCCGGCAGCCACAGCGGCGCGGCCAGCAGCCGGGCGGGCTGGTTCGGCTCGGCCAACGGTGGCACGTTGTACCTTGATGAGATCGGTGACTTGCCGTTGCCGATCCAGATCAAGCTGCTCGCCGCCCTGGAAAACCATGAAGTCACCCGTGTCGGCGCCCATCAGCCGAGCCCGGTGGACGTGCGGCTGGTCGCCGCCACCAGCATCGACCTGGCCCAGGCCGTGGCCGTGGGTAAATTCCATGAGCGCCTGCTCCATTACCTCAACGAAGGCCAACTGGAACTGCCGGCCCTGCGCGAGCGCGTGGGGGACATCCTGGCTTTGGCCGAGTACTTCCTGGGGATCTACAGCCAGCGCCTGGACTTGCCGGTACCGTTGATCAGCGAGGATGCGCAGCGGGTGCTGGAGCAGCACAGCTGGCCGGGCAACACCCGCGAGCTGGAGAACGTGATCCACTTTGCGCTGCTGGTCAGCAGTGGCGATGAGATCTTGCCGGAGCACTTGAACCTGCCGGTGGCGGGCTCGGCGGTGGAGCAGGTGCAGCGGATTGTGGCCGGTGCCAACGCCGCTGAACGGCAGGCCTTGAAGCACTACCTCAGCCAACACCCGGACTTGTAG
- a CDS encoding PAAR domain-containing protein, with product MNKGYFIGQGDKTTCGGTVLDGDARVNIYGLLHAREGGEVTCGKDGKTYQIIGGVSHISSHGKQVAGTLDSFSSCPCRAQLIPSVYRASYTNPGTVPRAARRTAEPTAPPVTHRPVEPTSSSFAPPGNRAPAVFNSVEPQEPGFYVVPKSMTREALEAVLFPERNPTVMGKFQGLNPNRGAVKAGSIIVLSDPNNTACTYQEALLMQAAQQVDAALEPLTPEEADFLYRHSAEIAGFIGHSSTWLGVSAVVMEQHLSNLRDTLQSIERLHQESYRREGHLKSPQFLAGRKRLLAQLDAHLLKSTRLRGQTTLGDHPKLKTALGISSRSLVHHWGKAGAPGHIPGYATHVEATSRAANYMKTGGYIAIGIGGVSSLLAIQEVCNGGTVEACERVKFVEGGKFAGSTMVGALGGVSASSVSGPICIAIGVSTGGIGGVVCVAAIVGVGTWAATTVGGMAGEALGEQIYQATQP from the coding sequence ATGAATAAAGGTTATTTTATTGGGCAAGGTGATAAAACCACCTGCGGCGGGACAGTTCTGGATGGTGATGCAAGAGTAAATATTTACGGCCTGCTGCACGCCCGCGAAGGGGGCGAAGTCACGTGTGGGAAAGACGGGAAAACCTATCAGATCATCGGCGGCGTATCGCACATCTCAAGTCATGGAAAACAGGTGGCTGGCACACTGGACAGTTTCAGCAGTTGCCCCTGCCGAGCGCAGTTGATTCCCTCTGTGTACAGGGCGAGCTACACCAATCCAGGCACAGTACCGCGAGCGGCCCGGCGCACCGCCGAACCTACTGCGCCGCCCGTTACCCACCGACCGGTAGAGCCGACCTCATCGAGCTTTGCGCCTCCAGGCAATCGCGCCCCAGCCGTATTCAACAGCGTTGAGCCCCAGGAACCGGGGTTCTACGTAGTCCCCAAAAGCATGACCCGCGAAGCGTTGGAGGCGGTCCTTTTTCCCGAGCGCAACCCCACCGTCATGGGCAAATTCCAGGGGCTCAACCCCAATAGAGGCGCAGTTAAAGCCGGCTCGATCATCGTGTTGAGCGACCCGAACAACACCGCCTGCACTTACCAGGAAGCCCTGTTGATGCAGGCCGCCCAGCAAGTGGACGCAGCGCTGGAGCCCCTGACACCCGAGGAGGCCGACTTTCTGTACCGGCACAGCGCAGAAATCGCCGGGTTTATCGGCCACAGCTCAACCTGGCTAGGCGTCAGCGCAGTGGTGATGGAACAGCACCTGAGCAACTTGCGCGATACCCTTCAATCGATCGAGCGCCTCCATCAGGAGAGCTATCGTCGGGAAGGACACCTCAAGTCCCCGCAATTTCTCGCTGGTCGCAAGCGCCTGCTGGCTCAGTTGGATGCCCATCTGTTGAAGTCCACTCGCCTGCGTGGCCAGACAACCCTGGGCGATCACCCCAAACTGAAAACTGCCCTCGGCATCTCCAGTCGCAGCCTGGTGCATCACTGGGGCAAGGCCGGAGCACCCGGACACATTCCGGGGTATGCCACCCATGTGGAAGCAACCAGCCGTGCAGCCAACTACATGAAGACCGGTGGGTACATCGCCATTGGTATTGGCGGCGTGTCTTCGTTGCTGGCTATTCAGGAGGTGTGTAATGGGGGGACTGTGGAAGCTTGTGAGAGGGTTAAGTTTGTTGAGGGGGGGAAATTTGCAGGGTCTACGATGGTTGGTGCTTTGGGTGGTGTGTCAGCTAGTTCGGTGAGCGGTCCAATCTGCATAGCGATTGGCGTATCTACAGGAGGTATCGGGGGTGTTGTGTGTGTCGCCGCGATAGTGGGAGTTGGCACATGGGCGGCCACTACTGTCGGTGGTATGGCAGGTGAAGCACTGGGAGAGCAAATTTACCAGGCGACTCAACCATGA
- a CDS encoding amino acid ABC transporter permease, with protein sequence MTFDYAFILSTLPAFLKAVGVTLQVGLIAIATSLLVALINSALLVFRTPYLSRLVALYVELARNTPLLIQLFFVYFALPALGFNISGFWAAIITMTFLGGAYLTEVLRAGVEAVPLAQIESGKSIGLSDWQLLRHVILPQAGILSLPALFANFIFLLKETTVVSAVAVPEILYTTKSYIALYYKTYEMLAVLTLICVLLFLPLSLLLSRLERRLQHGQFGS encoded by the coding sequence ATGACCTTCGACTACGCGTTTATCCTCAGCACCCTGCCTGCGTTTCTCAAGGCCGTGGGGGTGACCCTGCAAGTGGGCTTGATCGCCATCGCCACCTCGCTGCTGGTGGCGCTGATCAACTCAGCCTTGCTGGTGTTCCGCACGCCCTACCTGTCGCGCCTGGTGGCGTTGTATGTGGAGTTGGCGCGTAACACACCGCTGCTGATCCAGTTGTTCTTCGTGTACTTCGCCTTGCCGGCCCTGGGTTTCAATATCTCCGGGTTCTGGGCGGCGATTATCACCATGACCTTCCTTGGCGGCGCCTACCTCACCGAAGTGCTGCGCGCGGGTGTGGAAGCGGTGCCACTGGCGCAGATCGAGTCGGGCAAGTCTATCGGCCTGTCCGACTGGCAACTGCTGCGCCACGTGATCCTGCCCCAGGCCGGGATTCTCAGCCTGCCGGCGCTGTTCGCCAATTTCATTTTCCTGCTCAAGGAAACCACGGTGGTCTCGGCGGTGGCGGTGCCAGAGATTCTCTACACCACCAAAAGCTACATCGCCCTGTACTACAAGACTTACGAGATGCTCGCCGTACTCACGCTGATCTGCGTGCTGTTGTTCTTGCCGCTGTCGCTGCTGCTCAGCCGCCTGGAAAGGAGGCTCCAGCATGGCCAGTTCGGGTCTTGA
- a CDS encoding alpha/beta hydrolase, producing MHSELIRYLIVPGWQGSPEDHWQTHWQNSLPNSARVEQADWLTPRREDWVAALAEAVAADSTPVILIAHSLGCITVAHWAASAPLPFLRQVRGALLVAPADVERPACAPALRNFAPIPRDLLPFPSQVVSSDNDSAISAPRALELARDWGAEAGILAGAGHINVKSGHQRWEQGFAYLYRLQNRLEHHSRRRA from the coding sequence ATGCACAGCGAGTTGATCCGTTACCTGATCGTGCCGGGCTGGCAAGGATCGCCAGAAGATCATTGGCAAACCCATTGGCAGAACAGCCTGCCCAACAGCGCCCGCGTGGAGCAGGCCGACTGGCTGACCCCGCGCCGCGAAGACTGGGTGGCGGCCTTGGCCGAAGCCGTTGCGGCCGACAGCACCCCGGTGATCCTCATTGCCCACAGCCTGGGTTGCATCACCGTTGCGCACTGGGCGGCCAGCGCGCCGTTGCCGTTTCTGCGCCAGGTGCGCGGGGCCCTGCTGGTGGCCCCGGCGGATGTCGAGCGCCCGGCGTGTGCGCCGGCCTTGCGCAACTTTGCGCCGATTCCTCGCGACCTGTTGCCGTTTCCCAGCCAGGTTGTCAGCTCCGACAACGACAGTGCGATCAGCGCCCCTCGGGCCCTGGAGCTGGCGCGTGACTGGGGGGCTGAAGCCGGGATTCTCGCAGGTGCCGGGCATATCAACGTGAAGTCCGGCCATCAGCGCTGGGAGCAGGGTTTCGCCTACCTCTATCGCCTGCAAAACCGTCTGGAGCATCACTCCCGGCGCCGCGCCTAA
- a CDS encoding ExbD/TolR family protein, whose amino-acid sequence MAFSTQDSDEVLSEINVTPLVDVMLVLLVVFIVTAPLLTNAIPINLPKTEAVAPVEQKDPLVVSIDGAGKVFINKDEIQPDLLEFNLQAAKAKDPQVRVQLQADDGVNYGEVARAMASIERAGISKLSVITAR is encoded by the coding sequence ATGGCCTTCTCCACCCAAGACAGCGACGAGGTGCTGAGTGAGATCAACGTCACGCCTCTGGTAGACGTGATGCTGGTCCTGCTGGTGGTGTTTATCGTCACCGCGCCGCTGCTGACCAATGCGATCCCGATCAACCTGCCCAAGACCGAAGCCGTGGCCCCGGTGGAGCAGAAAGACCCGCTGGTGGTGAGCATCGACGGCGCTGGCAAGGTGTTTATCAACAAGGATGAAATCCAGCCGGACCTGCTGGAATTCAACCTGCAGGCCGCCAAGGCGAAGGATCCGCAGGTGCGGGTGCAACTGCAGGCGGATGATGGCGTGAACTATGGCGAAGTGGCCCGGGCCATGGCGTCGATTGAGCGAGCGGGGATTAGCAAACTGTCGGTAATTACTGCGCGTTAG
- a CDS encoding energy transducer TonB, protein MGNVQTAASAHEALWRQAPGGELVDLGRPHRAPLGQLRLQKTPKGILSRREGILLGLLALALHGAVIYWVSQKPVPVLPIVPPEIPPMTIEFSQPAPPVVEPPPPVPPPSAVVEPPPPVVDELAAKPAPPKPIPKPKPKPVPKPEPKPVEQPPAPPVPAPPAPKPAPPAPAPVTPASANAAYLKNPAPEYPSLAQRRGWEGSVLLRVHVLASGKPGEIQVQKSSGRQQLDDAALSAVKRWSFVPAKQGDVAQDGWVSVPIDFKIH, encoded by the coding sequence ATGGGCAATGTCCAGACCGCCGCCAGTGCACATGAGGCGCTGTGGCGCCAGGCACCTGGCGGTGAGTTGGTCGACCTTGGCCGGCCGCACCGCGCGCCCTTGGGGCAGTTGCGTTTGCAGAAAACCCCCAAGGGGATCTTGAGCCGCCGTGAAGGCATTTTATTGGGCCTGTTGGCGCTGGCGCTGCATGGTGCCGTGATCTATTGGGTCAGCCAGAAACCGGTGCCGGTGCTGCCGATTGTGCCGCCGGAAATTCCACCGATGACCATCGAGTTTTCTCAGCCGGCGCCGCCGGTGGTGGAACCGCCGCCGCCTGTACCGCCACCGTCTGCGGTCGTAGAACCGCCGCCACCGGTGGTGGATGAGCTGGCGGCCAAGCCGGCGCCACCCAAGCCGATCCCCAAGCCCAAGCCCAAACCGGTGCCCAAGCCCGAACCCAAGCCGGTGGAACAGCCGCCTGCGCCACCGGTACCGGCACCGCCCGCACCCAAGCCAGCCCCGCCTGCGCCGGCACCGGTGACCCCTGCTTCGGCCAACGCCGCGTACCTGAAGAACCCGGCGCCCGAGTACCCATCACTGGCCCAGCGCCGTGGCTGGGAAGGCTCGGTGTTGCTGCGGGTGCATGTCTTGGCCAGCGGCAAGCCCGGTGAAATCCAGGTGCAAAAGAGCAGCGGTCGCCAGCAACTTGACGACGCCGCACTCAGCGCCGTGAAGCGCTGGAGCTTCGTGCCTGCCAAGCAGGGCGACGTGGCACAGGATGGCTGGGTCAGCGTGCCCATCGATTTCAAGATTCATTGA
- a CDS encoding MotA/TolQ/ExbB proton channel family protein: protein MTLLASPLESIESAVIWLLVVFSVATWGLALLKGVQFARLKAQDRKFHKQFWAASSLDSAAELSQTHPGAAARVAQAGYAAIQVGDAPHAADLSQAINHQDRLERALRQQIVRERRSLETGLAVVASIGSTSPFIGLFGTVWGIMEALKGISAAGSASLETVAGPIGAALVATGVGIAVAVPAVLVYNYFLRRLKLTAADLDDFAHDFYSLAQKNAFRVLVHPALHKNAAQGSAQKVKEAS from the coding sequence ATGACGTTACTGGCATCTCCACTTGAATCCATCGAAAGCGCGGTGATCTGGCTGCTGGTGGTTTTTTCCGTCGCCACCTGGGGCCTGGCGCTGCTCAAGGGCGTGCAGTTCGCCCGCCTCAAGGCCCAGGATCGCAAGTTCCACAAACAGTTCTGGGCGGCGTCGAGCCTCGATTCGGCCGCCGAACTGAGCCAAACCCACCCCGGCGCCGCCGCCCGTGTGGCCCAGGCCGGTTATGCCGCGATCCAGGTGGGCGATGCGCCTCACGCCGCAGATTTGAGCCAGGCAATCAATCACCAGGACCGCCTGGAGCGTGCCCTGCGCCAGCAGATCGTGCGTGAACGGCGCTCCCTGGAAACCGGCCTGGCCGTGGTCGCGAGTATCGGCAGTACGTCGCCGTTTATCGGCTTGTTCGGCACGGTGTGGGGGATCATGGAAGCGTTGAAAGGCATCAGCGCCGCCGGTTCGGCCAGCCTTGAAACGGTGGCCGGCCCTATCGGTGCGGCGCTGGTCGCCACGGGTGTGGGGATTGCCGTCGCCGTACCGGCGGTGCTGGTCTACAACTACTTCCTGCGGCGCCTGAAGCTGACCGCTGCCGACCTGGATGACTTCGCCCATGACTTCTACAGCCTGGCGCAGAAAAATGCGTTCCGCGTGCTGGTCCATCCGGCGCTGCACAAAAACGCCGCCCAGGGCAGTGCGCAAAAAGTGAAGGAGGCGTCCTGA
- a CDS encoding efflux RND transporter periplasmic adaptor subunit, translated as MGGPTSTVICGVALLALLSGCGQEKPEPKARSRVFVQTVQPTDFAAAVTLTGDIQARVQTDLSFRVGGKIIQRMVDVGDRVTARQVLARLDPKDLQTNVDSAQAQVVAEQARVKQTAAAFVRQEKLLPKGYTSRSEYDAAQAALRSSQSALAAAQAQLANAREQLGYTALIADAPGVITARQAEVGQVVQATVPIFSLARDGERDAVFNVYESLLAEPPPDAPITVSLLDNPSIKAVGRVREVTPAVAANSGTVQVKIALDALPKGMQLGSVVSATANGQAKASIELPWAALTKDLNEPAVWRVDSDGKAQLHKVTVARYLTGKVIISEGLKGGEKVVVAGGQLLHPGMLVEIAQAPAPAKGVQP; from the coding sequence ATGGGCGGTCCCACCTCAACAGTTATATGTGGCGTTGCCCTGCTGGCATTGCTGAGCGGCTGCGGCCAGGAAAAACCTGAGCCCAAGGCCCGCTCCAGGGTGTTTGTGCAAACCGTGCAGCCGACCGACTTCGCAGCGGCCGTGACCCTCACGGGGGATATCCAGGCGCGGGTGCAGACCGATTTGTCGTTTCGCGTGGGCGGCAAGATTATCCAGCGCATGGTCGATGTCGGTGACCGTGTGACGGCCCGGCAAGTGCTGGCCAGGCTCGATCCCAAGGATTTGCAGACCAATGTCGATTCCGCCCAGGCCCAGGTGGTGGCGGAGCAGGCGCGGGTCAAACAGACGGCGGCGGCCTTTGTGCGTCAGGAAAAACTCCTGCCCAAGGGCTACACCAGCCGCAGCGAATATGACGCCGCCCAGGCCGCGTTGCGCAGTAGCCAAAGTGCCCTGGCTGCCGCGCAGGCGCAGTTGGCCAATGCCCGGGAGCAGTTGGGCTATACCGCGTTGATCGCCGACGCGCCGGGGGTGATTACCGCGCGCCAGGCCGAAGTCGGCCAGGTGGTGCAGGCCACCGTGCCGATTTTCAGCCTGGCCCGTGATGGCGAGCGCGACGCTGTGTTCAACGTCTACGAATCGCTGCTGGCGGAGCCGCCGCCGGATGCGCCGATTACCGTCAGCCTGCTGGATAACCCGAGCATCAAGGCCGTGGGCCGGGTGCGGGAAGTCACCCCGGCCGTCGCTGCCAACAGCGGCACGGTGCAGGTGAAGATCGCCCTGGATGCCTTGCCCAAGGGCATGCAACTGGGCTCGGTGGTCAGCGCCACGGCCAACGGACAAGCCAAGGCCAGTATCGAATTGCCCTGGGCCGCACTGACCAAGGATCTCAACGAGCCCGCCGTGTGGCGGGTGGATAGCGACGGCAAGGCGCAATTGCACAAGGTCACTGTCGCGCGCTATCTGACCGGCAAAGTGATCATCAGTGAAGGCCTCAAGGGCGGCGAAAAAGTCGTGGTGGCCGGTGGGCAGTTGCTGCACCCAGGCATGCTGGTGGAGATCGCCCAGGCGCCGGCCCCGGCCAAGGGTGTGCAGCCATGA
- a CDS encoding amino acid ABC transporter permease, producing MASSGLELLWVSLPQLGKGAAQTLSISFLSIAFSTLGGVAYGVLRTLNVRAINLLLRIYLELFRAIPVLVWLYLLFFGLPIFTGLSIPSFWCAVLVLSLWGASEVGEVVRGALHSLPRGQREAGLSIGLSAPQLYGYVLLPQALKRMTPPTINVYTRIIKTSSLAVLIGVVDVIKVGQQIIERTYESVLIYGALFLFFFFICYPLSAASKVLERRWAQA from the coding sequence ATGGCCAGTTCGGGTCTTGAGTTGCTGTGGGTGTCGTTGCCGCAACTGGGCAAGGGCGCTGCGCAAACCTTGTCGATTTCGTTTTTGAGCATCGCCTTCAGCACCCTTGGCGGGGTGGCGTATGGGGTGCTACGCACGTTGAATGTGCGTGCGATCAACCTGCTGCTGCGCATTTACCTGGAGTTGTTCCGCGCGATCCCGGTGCTGGTGTGGCTGTATCTGCTGTTCTTTGGCTTGCCGATTTTCACCGGCCTGAGCATCCCCAGTTTCTGGTGTGCGGTGCTGGTGCTGTCGCTGTGGGGCGCCAGTGAAGTGGGCGAAGTGGTGCGCGGCGCGTTGCATTCGCTGCCACGTGGGCAGCGGGAGGCGGGGCTGTCGATCGGTTTGTCGGCGCCGCAACTCTACGGCTATGTGCTGTTGCCCCAGGCGCTCAAACGCATGACGCCGCCGACCATCAACGTCTACACGCGGATCATCAAGACCAGCTCCCTGGCGGTGCTGATCGGCGTGGTGGATGTGATCAAGGTCGGCCAGCAAATCATCGAGCGCACCTATGAGTCGGTATTGATCTACGGCGCGCTGTTCCTGTTTTTCTTCTTTATCTGCTACCCGTTGTCGGCCGCCTCCAAGGTGCTGGAACGGCGCTGGGCCCAAGCATGA